One genomic window of Terriglobales bacterium includes the following:
- a CDS encoding NAD-dependent epimerase/dehydratase family protein — MNNKRVLVTGGAGFLGSHLIDALLKRGHTVRVYDNLTPQVHADGRPGYLASEIEFVNGDMRDPDQVREAVRNVDVIFHLAAAVGVGQSMYEIAHYMGANTQGTANLLQALLDTRCRIEKLIVASSMSIYGEGKYLCSTCGEVAPPPRPTAQLKQKSWEALCPRCGSVLKPVGTDESKPLQATSIYALSKKDQEEMALLFGRTYELPVVALRYFNIYGSRQALSNPYTGVAAIFASRLMNGNPPLVFEDGLQMRDFVSVYDVVQANLLAMELANANGRALNVGSGEAITVRDVACELARALGSDLSPEITGKYRGGDIRHCFADISAARKLLGYEPQVRFADGIQELVRWLGSQTAEDRAAEAVEKLTQYGLAA; from the coding sequence ATGAATAACAAGAGAGTGTTGGTCACCGGTGGAGCCGGATTTTTAGGATCGCACCTCATTGATGCCTTGTTAAAACGTGGGCACACGGTCCGCGTTTATGACAATTTGACGCCACAGGTTCATGCCGATGGGCGTCCCGGATATTTGGCTTCTGAAATCGAATTTGTTAACGGCGACATGCGTGACCCCGACCAGGTTCGCGAGGCAGTCCGCAATGTAGATGTGATATTTCACCTGGCCGCCGCCGTCGGAGTGGGTCAGTCCATGTACGAGATCGCCCATTACATGGGCGCAAATACGCAAGGCACCGCCAATCTGCTTCAGGCGCTGCTTGATACCCGCTGCCGAATAGAGAAACTGATCGTCGCATCTTCAATGTCAATTTATGGTGAAGGTAAATACCTTTGCTCCACTTGCGGGGAGGTGGCCCCTCCACCTAGACCAACAGCTCAGCTCAAACAAAAATCCTGGGAGGCCCTTTGCCCCCGCTGTGGCTCCGTTTTGAAGCCCGTGGGCACCGACGAATCAAAGCCCCTGCAGGCTACCTCCATCTACGCGCTTTCGAAGAAAGATCAGGAGGAGATGGCACTGCTTTTCGGGCGGACCTATGAGCTGCCCGTCGTGGCCCTCCGCTACTTCAACATCTATGGTTCCCGCCAGGCCCTCTCCAATCCATATACCGGGGTCGCTGCAATCTTCGCCTCGCGGCTGATGAACGGAAATCCTCCGCTGGTGTTTGAAGATGGGTTGCAAATGCGGGATTTCGTAAGCGTCTACGACGTAGTACAGGCCAACTTGCTGGCGATGGAACTTGCAAATGCGAACGGAAGAGCCCTGAACGTGGGTTCGGGCGAGGCAATCACAGTCCGCGACGTAGCTTGCGAATTGGCTCGGGCGTTGGGCAGCGACTTGAGTCCGGAGATTACTGGAAAGTACCGTGGCGGAGATATTCGTCACTGCTTTGCGGACATTTCTGCGGCTCGAAAGCTGCTCGGATATGAGCCGCAGGTGCGTTTTGCGGATGGTATTCAAGAATTGGTGCGCTGGTTGGGCTCGCAAACCGCGGAGGATCGAGCGGCAGAGGCGGTTGAAAAACTTACGCAATATGGTCTGGCGGCCTGA
- a CDS encoding GDP-mannose 4,6-dehydratase produces the protein MKKTESFRSVLIFGGAGFIGSNWARCLLANTDAKVHIYDNLSRQGVRHNLAELQSIAGRSGRLQITIGDVRNSAMVERAVRSATEIYHFAAQVAVTTSVSDPRTDFEVNMGGTFNILEAIRKSDRRPFLLFTSTNKVYGELNSYRLIASATRYGYADVWGVPESQPLDFHSPYGCSKGAADQYVHDYARIFKIPTVVFRMSCIAGPHQFGNEDQGWVAHFLYSALSGSPVYIYGDGRQVRDILCVDDLLRAFEAAREHRANTAGQVYNVGGGQGNTASLLELITEIRRLTGRTLQYQLSPMRPGDQLVYVTDFSKLRRDTGWKPQISLPETLEAMYEWWRRNRELFTPAAVAERLPGTSLEHVPEVAA, from the coding sequence ATGAAAAAAACAGAATCATTCCGGTCGGTGCTGATATTCGGTGGGGCTGGCTTCATAGGTTCTAATTGGGCGCGGTGTCTGCTCGCAAATACTGACGCAAAAGTCCACATCTATGACAATCTTTCTCGGCAGGGGGTGCGGCATAACCTTGCAGAGCTGCAGAGCATTGCCGGGCGGTCGGGCCGGCTGCAGATCACAATTGGCGATGTGCGCAACTCTGCCATGGTAGAGCGTGCGGTTCGCTCCGCCACAGAGATCTACCATTTTGCGGCACAGGTGGCGGTCACCACCTCAGTGAGCGACCCTCGTACCGATTTCGAAGTGAATATGGGAGGTACTTTCAATATCTTGGAGGCGATTCGCAAGAGTGATCGCCGTCCCTTCCTGTTGTTCACTTCCACCAACAAAGTTTATGGCGAACTCAACTCTTACCGCTTGATCGCCAGCGCCACCCGTTATGGGTATGCGGACGTTTGGGGCGTACCCGAATCACAGCCCCTCGATTTCCACTCCCCTTACGGCTGCTCGAAAGGAGCGGCTGACCAGTACGTGCACGACTATGCGCGGATTTTTAAAATTCCCACTGTTGTATTCCGCATGTCTTGCATCGCCGGTCCGCACCAGTTTGGCAATGAAGACCAGGGCTGGGTGGCACATTTCCTCTATTCCGCGCTGAGCGGCAGCCCGGTCTACATCTACGGCGACGGTCGGCAGGTACGCGACATTCTTTGCGTTGACGATTTGCTGCGTGCGTTTGAAGCAGCACGTGAGCACCGGGCGAACACAGCAGGTCAGGTGTACAACGTCGGCGGTGGACAGGGAAACACCGCGTCCCTCTTGGAGTTGATCACCGAAATCAGGCGACTGACGGGACGTACTCTCCAGTATCAGCTTTCTCCCATGCGGCCAGGCGATCAACTGGTGTATGTAACCGACTTCAGCAAGTTGCGTCGCGATACGGGGTGGAAACCGCAGATCAGTCTTCCTGAAACACTGGAAGCGATGTACGAGTGGTGGAGGCGAAATCGTGAGCTCTTCACCCCTGCGGCGGTGGCCGAGCGTCTGCCGGGAACCTCGCTGGAGCACGTCCCCGAGGTGGCGGCGTGA
- a CDS encoding sigma-54 dependent transcriptional regulator, translating into MLTAEAAGSTAQMEGANFLNLLIVDDERSIREACREVGQSLGFNTMIADSAEHAYRLMDSQPVDVVFLDLKLPGAGGLEALRYTREHRPDAIAVMITGYATVQSAVQAMKNGAYDYLTKPFSVEELQLLLERITGSLKLKTENRMLREKAKSKQGFGNIVGRSPEMEKLFRIISKAAHSTHPVLILGESGTGKELVARSIHFSGPYRDRPFIAVDCGSLVPTLIESELFGYVRGAFTGAARSKDGLLAIADSGTVFLDEIAELSVDLQAKLLRAIQEKEIRAVGSTKSMPINVRILAATNRDLEQGVAQGTFRRDLYFRLNVLTLRIPPLRERRQDIPLMASHFLDRLARSTGVQRTLSDDALKVMLSYDWPGNVRELENCLERAVAMSSGPVLHIADMPTALQNAQSPVQLGDSGDGKILPIAELERQTILSAIEQLNGDKLLAAKLLGIGKTTLYRKLKEYTSQN; encoded by the coding sequence ATGCTGACAGCCGAAGCCGCGGGATCAACCGCCCAGATGGAAGGGGCCAATTTTCTGAATCTGCTCATTGTTGATGACGAGCGTTCCATTCGTGAAGCTTGCCGAGAGGTAGGTCAGTCACTCGGATTCAACACGATGATCGCGGATTCCGCGGAACACGCTTATCGGCTGATGGATTCGCAACCCGTTGATGTGGTGTTCCTCGACCTTAAGCTCCCCGGGGCCGGAGGTCTTGAGGCGCTACGGTACACCCGTGAACACCGTCCCGACGCTATTGCGGTGATGATCACCGGCTACGCCACCGTGCAATCGGCGGTGCAAGCAATGAAGAATGGAGCTTACGATTATCTAACCAAGCCCTTCAGTGTGGAGGAACTCCAGCTGCTGTTGGAGCGCATCACCGGGAGTCTAAAACTTAAGACGGAAAACCGAATGTTGCGGGAAAAAGCAAAGTCCAAACAGGGGTTCGGCAACATCGTGGGCCGCTCGCCAGAGATGGAAAAGTTGTTTCGCATCATCTCCAAGGCGGCACACAGCACCCATCCCGTGCTCATCTTGGGAGAAAGTGGCACGGGGAAAGAGCTGGTGGCACGCTCTATCCATTTTTCTGGACCCTATCGTGACCGTCCCTTCATTGCAGTGGACTGTGGCTCTTTAGTTCCCACCCTGATCGAGAGCGAACTCTTCGGATATGTACGCGGCGCATTTACCGGCGCTGCCCGCTCCAAGGATGGGCTGCTGGCAATCGCCGACAGCGGGACAGTGTTTCTAGACGAGATCGCCGAACTTTCAGTGGACTTGCAGGCCAAACTGCTGCGCGCGATCCAGGAAAAGGAAATTCGAGCGGTGGGCAGCACCAAAAGCATGCCTATCAATGTTCGCATTCTTGCAGCTACTAACCGCGACCTGGAGCAGGGCGTCGCCCAGGGAACCTTTCGGCGTGACCTCTACTTTCGCCTGAACGTGCTCACGCTGCGCATTCCTCCCCTGCGCGAGCGGCGGCAAGACATTCCTTTAATGGCAAGCCATTTTTTGGATCGCCTGGCACGCAGCACGGGAGTGCAGCGCACTCTTTCCGATGACGCCCTCAAGGTCATGCTCTCGTATGATTGGCCGGGCAATGTTCGAGAGCTGGAGAACTGCCTGGAGCGCGCAGTCGCCATGAGTTCAGGCCCTGTGCTTCACATAGCAGATATGCCAACCGCACTGCAGAATGCCCAATCTCCCGTACAGCTGGGGGACTCCGGCGATGGCAAGATTCTGCCCATTGCTGAGTTGGAGAGGCAAACCATCTTGAGTGCCATCGAGCAGCTTAATGGCGACAAGCTGCTGGCGGCCAAGCTCCTGGGCATCGGTAAGACTACCCTGTACCGAAAACTCAAAGAGTACACTTCCCAAAACTGA
- a CDS encoding TIGR04290 family methyltransferase, which translates to MPAAPAITSLNREALAHRIDELGEWFHNLDLYGIPTAPNHFLGDFPQVKWKHIASAIPDDLRGAEVLDIGCNGGFYSIEMKRRGADRVLGIDVDDRYLNQARFAAQTLGLDIQFEKRSVYEVDQISGQFDYVLFMGVFYHLRYPLFALDKVIKKVRGSLLFQTMIRGSEAAKQWDKNYHFWNKQIFESPDFPCMYFIEHSYADDPTNWWLPNRPAAEAMLRSSGLQIMAHPEAETWLCTPRNAVRDGQYILDLELAGTL; encoded by the coding sequence ATGCCAGCCGCACCGGCGATTACTTCCCTGAATCGAGAGGCGCTGGCCCACCGGATTGATGAATTGGGTGAATGGTTCCACAACCTTGATCTTTACGGCATTCCGACCGCTCCCAACCATTTTTTAGGAGACTTCCCCCAGGTCAAGTGGAAACACATTGCGTCCGCAATTCCTGATGACCTCAGGGGCGCGGAGGTACTGGATATCGGCTGTAATGGCGGCTTCTACTCCATCGAGATGAAGCGTCGAGGAGCCGACCGGGTGCTGGGAATTGACGTGGACGATCGCTACCTTAACCAGGCTCGTTTTGCCGCACAAACCCTGGGTTTGGACATTCAATTTGAGAAGCGTTCGGTCTATGAGGTTGACCAGATTTCCGGTCAGTTCGATTACGTGTTGTTCATGGGTGTGTTTTATCACCTGCGGTACCCACTCTTCGCGCTGGATAAAGTCATTAAGAAGGTCCGCGGAAGCTTGCTCTTCCAGACCATGATCAGAGGATCGGAAGCAGCAAAGCAGTGGGACAAGAACTACCACTTCTGGAATAAGCAGATATTCGAGAGCCCGGATTTTCCCTGCATGTATTTTATCGAGCACAGCTACGCCGACGATCCTACCAACTGGTGGCTGCCGAATCGTCCGGCCGCTGAAGCAATGCTGCGCAGTTCTGGCTTGCAAATCATGGCTCATCCTGAGGCAGAGACATGGCTTTGCACACCGCGAAACGCTGTCCGAGATGGACAATACATTCTCGATCTTGAACTAGCGGGCACACTGTAG
- a CDS encoding TrbI/VirB10 family protein: MKSVSISLLVCLLMVLGAAAQDPAGSQAPNASTQGNPPAANPSAASGQKRIVFNPGTLIPAELSKSIDAKKAKQGDPVTAKIPTDLGSGGTVVIPRGSKVMGHVTDAQPRNGDSGSRLGIAFDKIVLKDGQEVPLHAVIQALGPAPSMLPAEGDTGGGGAPGQPAGAAAPAGGRASSGGMQGNTSAGTSGSVQGSDTGAAPAGAGPGGGLNANSRGAVGMKDVTLAPTANTAQGSVLTSDRHNVKLDSGTQMVLRVESQ, from the coding sequence ATGAAATCAGTGTCCATATCACTGTTGGTCTGCTTGCTGATGGTACTCGGGGCGGCAGCACAGGATCCGGCAGGATCGCAGGCGCCAAACGCATCTACTCAAGGTAACCCGCCCGCAGCTAATCCATCGGCTGCGTCTGGTCAGAAGAGAATTGTCTTCAACCCAGGTACCCTTATACCAGCAGAGCTGAGCAAATCCATTGATGCAAAAAAGGCCAAGCAGGGCGATCCTGTAACCGCCAAGATACCCACTGATCTAGGCAGTGGCGGCACGGTCGTAATTCCCCGCGGCTCTAAAGTGATGGGTCACGTCACCGATGCGCAGCCACGCAACGGTGACTCGGGATCGCGTCTGGGCATCGCGTTCGACAAGATCGTGCTGAAAGACGGCCAAGAGGTCCCCTTGCACGCTGTTATTCAGGCCTTGGGGCCTGCTCCCAGCATGCTTCCCGCCGAAGGCGACACCGGTGGCGGTGGCGCTCCGGGGCAACCTGCAGGCGCAGCAGCACCCGCCGGAGGCAGAGCTTCAAGTGGGGGAATGCAAGGCAATACCTCCGCTGGGACAAGCGGCTCAGTGCAGGGTTCTGACACCGGTGCCGCACCAGCAGGCGCTGGCCCGGGCGGTGGCCTCAACGCGAATTCCCGCGGCGCAGTCGGTATGAAGGATGTCACTTTGGCGCCCACGGCCAATACCGCCCAGGGCTCAGTCCTCACCTCCGACCGTCACAATGTGAAACTGGATAGCGGGACGCAGATGGTGTTGCGCGTGGAAAGTCAGTGA
- a CDS encoding beta-xylosidase — MVEAVMLWNEPNNLSHWDFKVDPDWKLFAEMAITAARAIRGVNPSLKVVLGGISPIDPNFMQLMASHGVLKEVDIVAVHGFPLDWNHWDIHSWPEKIDEIRQVTDKPVWVSEAGASSFGAEEVQLFGLHKTAELLLPLVERIHWYSLFDLPATWTATTRHKESEGSSYYRHYYMGLLREDGTPKISASDFPQGLGICQWFHYQDHRLETGVQWLRRLGVRYLRTGISWADSFRPDAQIWFDRQMHALDEFETTLTLCFTPEHLGMVPHYTSPPKQSQDFADFAAWAVDRYAPTTANNHRELGFPIAKDFSAAR, encoded by the coding sequence ATGGTTGAAGCCGTGATGCTGTGGAATGAACCCAACAATCTTTCCCATTGGGACTTCAAAGTAGATCCCGACTGGAAATTGTTTGCGGAAATGGCAATCACTGCAGCCCGCGCGATTCGCGGCGTTAATCCCAGCCTGAAGGTCGTGTTGGGTGGCATTTCTCCTATAGATCCCAATTTCATGCAACTGATGGCCTCGCACGGCGTGCTCAAGGAAGTTGATATTGTCGCGGTCCACGGTTTTCCACTCGACTGGAACCACTGGGACATTCATAGCTGGCCGGAGAAGATTGACGAAATTCGACAGGTGACCGACAAGCCGGTGTGGGTTTCCGAAGCCGGCGCATCGTCCTTCGGAGCTGAGGAAGTGCAGCTATTTGGACTGCACAAAACTGCCGAACTCCTGCTTCCTTTGGTCGAACGGATTCATTGGTACAGCCTCTTTGATTTGCCCGCAACCTGGACCGCTACCACTCGCCACAAAGAATCGGAAGGCAGTTCCTATTATCGGCACTATTACATGGGACTGTTGCGGGAAGACGGTACTCCCAAGATATCGGCGTCCGACTTTCCACAAGGACTGGGCATCTGCCAGTGGTTTCATTATCAGGATCACCGTTTGGAAACGGGCGTGCAATGGCTCCGTCGGCTCGGGGTTCGTTATCTGAGAACCGGGATCAGCTGGGCAGATTCTTTTCGTCCTGACGCGCAAATCTGGTTCGACCGTCAGATGCACGCATTGGATGAGTTCGAGACTACTCTCACTCTTTGTTTCACACCAGAACACTTGGGCATGGTTCCTCACTACACGAGTCCGCCGAAGCAATCGCAAGACTTTGCTGATTTTGCAGCGTGGGCGGTGGACCGCTATGCTCCCACAACTGCAAATAACCACCGCGAGCTAGGCTTTCCTATTGCAAAAGATTTCAGTGCTGCCCGCTAG
- a CDS encoding ATP-binding protein — protein MSVTPGYAPATDARREAHKLEALGRLAGGVAHDFNNLLTAVRLYCDLLLAGLGPDHALWRHAEEIRLASDRGAALIQQLLAFERKQVAEPKVLALNPVLTGIQSMLTRLIGEHINLSVRCSPKLGNVKADPFQIEQLAVNLALNARDAMPQGGSLVIRTIELHVDAKQARRRPPLRPGHYVTIEITDSGSGMDAKTRSHLFEPFFTTKANGRGHGLGLATANEIVTHLGGAIWVDSHIGKGTRVRVLLPRVQAKLAIELPRARREAAPRGSETLLLVEDDSAVRDSVSGVLRQCGYDVLTASSGKDALRVSRRRPAPIHLLLVDVVMPGMSGLELVTRIRQSRPQMRVLCISGYGKQINVGPIGVALLPKPLSAIPLAWKVRELLDAEEPGIGGAAVVLPDAQTAATASKNHNRRKTC, from the coding sequence ATGAGCGTAACTCCCGGATACGCACCAGCTACGGACGCACGTCGTGAAGCGCACAAGCTGGAAGCGCTTGGAAGGTTAGCCGGCGGCGTCGCCCACGATTTTAATAATCTCTTGACCGCCGTGCGCCTGTATTGCGACCTGCTGCTGGCAGGGCTAGGGCCCGATCACGCACTGTGGCGGCACGCCGAGGAGATTCGGTTGGCCAGCGATCGCGGAGCGGCCCTGATCCAGCAACTGCTCGCGTTTGAGCGGAAGCAAGTTGCCGAGCCCAAAGTTCTTGCTCTTAATCCGGTGCTCACCGGAATCCAAAGCATGCTCACCCGGCTGATCGGTGAGCACATCAATCTCAGCGTGCGCTGCTCTCCGAAGCTGGGAAATGTGAAAGCAGATCCCTTCCAGATCGAACAATTGGCAGTCAATCTGGCTCTCAATGCGCGGGATGCTATGCCGCAGGGCGGCAGCCTGGTAATTCGCACGATTGAATTGCATGTTGATGCCAAACAGGCCAGGCGCCGTCCGCCATTGCGGCCCGGGCACTATGTGACCATTGAAATCACCGACAGCGGCAGCGGCATGGATGCCAAAACCCGTTCTCACTTATTCGAGCCGTTCTTCACTACGAAAGCGAATGGCCGGGGCCACGGTCTCGGCTTGGCAACTGCCAATGAAATTGTGACCCACCTGGGAGGTGCTATCTGGGTGGATAGTCATATCGGGAAAGGCACGCGAGTGCGCGTTCTACTACCGCGTGTGCAAGCAAAACTGGCGATTGAGCTTCCTCGAGCCCGCAGGGAAGCGGCGCCGCGTGGCTCAGAGACGTTGCTCCTGGTGGAAGACGATAGCGCCGTACGCGACTCGGTGAGCGGTGTGCTGCGCCAGTGCGGTTACGACGTACTCACCGCCAGCAGTGGCAAAGATGCACTGCGTGTCTCTCGTAGGCGCCCCGCTCCCATTCATCTTTTACTTGTGGATGTGGTGATGCCGGGCATGAGCGGTCTGGAGCTGGTTACAAGAATTCGACAATCTCGTCCGCAAATGCGAGTGCTCTGCATCTCCGGTTATGGGAAGCAGATCAATGTTGGCCCTATTGGAGTGGCGCTACTGCCAAAGCCGCTTAGCGCCATTCCATTGGCGTGGAAGGTAAGGGAACTGTTAGACGCCGAGGAACCGGGAATTGGTGGGGCTGCTGTTGTACTTCCAGATGCTCAGACGGCCGCCACTGCAAGCAAAAATCATAATCGGAGGAAAACATGCTGA